One stretch of Pyrenophora tritici-repentis strain M4 chromosome 4, whole genome shotgun sequence DNA includes these proteins:
- a CDS encoding Atrophin-1 multi-domain protein, translating to MSLMSNRPSERRSRGPPPKIVVKKEPTSPDMPTTTRHRPQRLNLANHNIVHSSGALTARPSGQLHDVGLACLSPGFHTQDPTMREQLQRSLDVRERQRQIIEARQKGGKTGPAESDDTRNTEIGAFGRTIKTPMTSRRRGPPPGLSIAPPSHQQFSADRVIQSAPINQTFTGLRSNAPASRQLANGPSNLSQQSHIHHVPAQQTNNRLPPISDVFPEPLGTARNAYHNGSPGNSSHSNVQPPMHSPSFPPPQFTQPPPTSRPREYKSAEEAVQQLSGGREDLLPRLVHYGGHQPPTPPSPMPNKNASSAYPSRPELQRGPSSARRRGRDEYEQDNGTPPLGRQQPRLGPFGAGRDSPETQEKKKQEFIGLCARAWDLFHS from the coding sequence ATGTCACTCATGTCTAACCGTCCCTCCGAGCGCAGGTCTCGTGGCCCGCCTCCCAAGATAGTCGTCAAGAAGGAACCTACCTCGCCCGACATGCCCACCACCACCCGCCACCGACCCCAGCGCCTAAACTTGGCCAACCACAACATTGTCCACTCGAGTGGTGCCCTCACTGCCCGTCCTTCGGGTCAGTTGCACGATGTTGGCCTCGCCTGCCTCTCGCCAGGCTTCCACACCCAGGACCCGACTATGCGTGAGCAGCTCCAACGCAGTCTGGATGTAAGAGAGCGCCAGCGCCAGATTATCGAGGCTCGCCAAAAGGGCGGCAAGACTGGCCCCGCCGAGTCGGACGACACTCGCAACACTGAAATCGGTGCTTTTGGACGGACTATCAAGACCCCCATGACTTCCCGCCGAAGGGGCCCTCCTCCTGGTCTTTCTATCGCTCCTCCCTCGCACCAGCAGTTCTCCGCCGACCGCGTCATTCAGTCAGCCCCAATCAACCAAACCTTTACTGGTCTCCGCAGCAACGCACCTGCTTCGCGACAGCTCGCCAACGGCCCATCCAACTTATCGCAACAGTCACACATCCATCATGTACCGGCTCAGCAGACCAACAACCGGTTACCTCCCATCTCGGATGTCTTCCCAGAACCGCTGGGAACTGCGCGAAATGCGTACCACAACGGCAGCCCGGGAAACTCTTCGCATTCCAATGTCCAGCCCCCGATGCACTCGCCCAGCTTCCCTCCCCCACAATTCACACAGCCACCTCCCACATCAAGGCCTCGTGAGTACAAGTCGGCCGAGGAGGCAGTGCAGCAACTTTCTGGTGGCCGTGAGGATCTCCTGCCCCGTCTCGTTCACTACGGTGGCCATCAACCCCCCACGCCGCCATCGCCAATGCCCAACAAGAACGCATCCTCCGCTTACCCATCGAGACCTGAATTGCAGCGTGGTCCCAGCAGCGCACGGAGACGTGGCCGTGACGAATACGAGCAAGACAACGGCACACCGCCACTAGGCCGCCAGCAACCACGCCTTGGTCCCTTTGGAGCCGGCCGGGATTCTCCAGAAACACaagaaaagaagaagcaAGAATTCATCGGACTTTGTGCAAGAGCCTGGGACCTGTTCCACTCATAA
- a CDS encoding glutamate carboxypeptidase 2 codes for MPNLLTTTFLLSALAHACQRDWDALSRRIHQHAPYSKHTKRSPVHYPPVLTPTESILVNSFDNTSLAEWSYYYTHGDHLGSHNRSMAEWTAEKWRNAGFDDAWLAEYPIWYTYPEHSRLRLLRPDGSVHEANLVEDVLAQDDTSGYPNLIPAYHAMSASGNVTAEYVYVGRGTRADFQVVKNAGIELEGKIALAMYGGIYRGTKVKNAQDNGMVGCVLFTDPLDDGEVTVENGYEAYPDGPARNPSSIQRGSVRFSSLYSGDPTTVGWASSWDSPRGDISLYTPSIPSIPISMKDALPLLSALGGHGVTAKEANRSGWTGGFSNITYDSGPAPGALVHMDHLMENKVAPVWDVIGVINGTTDEVIIVGNHRDAWIIGGAADPNSGSAVLIELANALGKLVAKGWKPKRTIILGSWDAEEFGLQGSTEWVESHLPWLTTNAVAYLNLDIAVSGPRTSFSGSGELHTMVVEQMKKVLFPEGWGDFSTLYDMWHNTTKGQISPLGSGSDYASFYQNGIACIDIGSDGGKTDPIYHYHSNYDSYAWMTRFGDPGFKIHTAIGQWMSLILYHIADDALIPWDLPNAAQVLQSYLSELNSTVTESDYPGLDLSPLESAIAEFEHQAAHIAQVADTATAFGDEVLLGVVNAKFRDFSRGFASQGGLPGRETFKNVVSAPGIDNGYGADVWPAVTDSVGKGDEGAAKLWVEKSAAAVLRAAEILRVGS; via the exons ATGCCCAATCTACTAACCACAACGTTCCTCCTAAGCGCCCTAGCACATGCCTGCCAACGTGACTGGGACGCCCTCTCACGCCGCATCCACCAACACGCCCCTTACAGCAAACATACGAAACGCAGCCCCGTCCACTACCCCCCTGTCCTCACACCCACCGAATCAATCCTCGTAAACTCCTTTGACAACACATCCCTTGCCGAGTGGTCCTACTACTACACCCATGGCGACCATTTGGGCTCCCACAACAGGAGCATGGCTGAGTGGACGGCGGAGAAGTGGCGCAATGCAGGTTTTGACGATGCTTGGCTGGCAGAATATCCAATTTGGTATACATATCCGGAACACAGTAGGTTGAGGCTGCTACGGCCGGATGGTAGTGTGCATGAGGCGAACCTAGTGGAGGATGTGCTGGCGCAGGATGATACGAGTGGGTATCCGAATTTGATTCCGGCGTATCATGCTATGAGTGCTAGTGGGAATGTTACGGCGGAATATGTGTATGTTGG ACGTGGGACTAGAGCTGATTTTCAGGTCGTGAAGAATGCGGGCATTGAGCTGGAGGGTAAGATTGCACTAGCAATGTATGGTGGGATTTATCGGGGGACTAAGGTGAAGAACGCCCAGGATAATGGCATGGTGGGATGTGTTCTTTTTACTGATCCGTTAGATGACGGGGAGGTCACTGTGGAAAATGGTTACGAGGCTTACCCAG ATGGACCTGCGAGAAATCCGTCCTCGATCCAGCGAGGCAGTGTACGATTTTCTTCCCTGTATTCCGGAGATCCTACGACTGTTGGCTGGGCCTCCTCTTGGGACTCGCCCCGTGGGGATATCTCTCTATACACTCCTTCTATCCCGTCTATACCCATTAGTATGAAAGATGCCCTGCCTCTTCTTTCCGCTCTCGGAGGACACGGTGTAACGGCCAAAGAGGCAAACCGTAGTGGTTGGACTGGCGGCTTCAGCAACATAACGTACGATAGCGGTCCAGCGCCTGGAGCCCTTGTTCACATGGATCATTTGATGGAGAACAAGGTCGCCCCTGTTTGGGATGTCATTGGCGTTATCAACGGAACTACGGACGAAGTCATCATCGTGGGGAACCACCGTGATGCTTGGATTATCGGTGGTGCTGCGGATCCAAACTCTGGCAGTGCCGTCTTGATTGAACTAGCGAACGCTTTGGGGAAACTGGTTGCCAAGGGCTGGAAACCTAAAAGGACCAT AATCCTTGGATCTTGGGATGCAGAGGAGTTTGGACTCCAAGGCTCGACTGAGTGGGTAGAGTCGCATCTTCCCTGGCTCACGACCAACGCAGTCGCCTACCTGAATCTCGATATCGCGGTATCCGGTCCCAGGACTTCTTTCTCTGGAAGCGGTGAACTGCACACCATGGTCGTCGAGCAGATGAAGAAAGTCTTGTTTCCAGAAGGATGGGGAGATTTCTCAACACTCTACGATATGTGGCACAACACCACCAAAGGTCAAATTTCACCTTTGGGCAGCGGATCCGACTATGCCAGTTTCTACCAAAACGGAATCGCATGT ATTGACATCGGCTCCGACGGCGGCAAAACCGATCCCATTTACCATTATCACTCCAACTACGACTCCTACGCCTGGATGACACGTTTCGGCGACCCAGGCTTCAAGATCCACACCGCAATCGGACAGTGGATGTCACTAATCCTGTACCACATCGCCGACGACGCCCTGATCCCCTGGGACCTTCCCAACGCCGCCCAAGTCCTCCAATCCTACCTTTCCGAACTAAACTCCACAGTCACTGAATCCGACTACCCGGGCCTAGACCTCTCGCCCCTCGAGTCCGCAATCGCAGAATTTGAGCACCAGGCCGCCCATATCGCGCAGGTAGCGGACACGGCGACGGCGTTTGGAGATGAGGTCTTGTTGGGCGTGGTGAACGCTAAGTTTCGGGATTTTTCGAGAGGTTTTGCGTCGCAGGGGGGTTTACCGGGTAGAGAGACATTTAAGAATGTGGTTAGTGCGCCGGGGATTGACAATGGGTATGGGGCTGATGTTTGGCCCGCGGTGACGGATAGTGTGGGTAAAGGGGATGAAGGGGCGGCGAAGCTGTGGGTGGAGAAGAGTGCGGCGGCTGTGTTGAGAGCGGCTGAGATATTGAGGGTGGGGAGTTGA
- a CDS encoding phosphoprotein phosphatase, with amino-acid sequence MDNFKTTTGRDSFPEQTPGRASTPSMSEFFNPHALPFQPGNFPRQQQFAGAFENQLPQRLPHQTDPSFRGHQRPYPYQGLYEQPMAWHGVPPPPPRNPPPPPMPQQPPHMSPNQHAFHEYAAYQEALKRYQWMVDNGHVHPSCPPPPPPNFHPSAGAYAAQTYGPPYQPQHGYQHHIHQPQQPPMARAHYSTMHSGNDDTKTKRWDNHGQNKQVQWTNKTHCKAMPSMKYANSKYRVPAPQKKKSKSAKPLSDLPFRIDLDAAKKPHTNNVCRVMSKVTHPTPAGENKADEKKPGAKKGRYGDEKIMLPPPELREEYLIQATKEPSASETPGQILVILDLNGTVLFRPNRNSRTMIARPFLQPFLRYLFDNFKVMVWSSAKPENVKSLVSQALDNDLRSKLVDVWGRESFGLSASHYAKNVQVYKNLKLVWCRGQIQSFHPDYETGGRFGQHNTVLIDDSAIKASAQPYNLLEIPEFSATPDQMNGDVLREVAGYLEALRWQTDVSSFIKTEPFKDGGRWTFDWPDSAAGGGEMASKATATATAPSKKNNKKKLAREAAAAATETKANILVSQTIDSLASVSLAASVQKDW; translated from the coding sequence ATGGATAACTTCAAGACCACGACAGGTCGAGATAGCTTTCCAGAGCAGACGCCCGGTCGTGCCTCAACCCCAAGCATGAGCGAATTCTTCAACCCGCATGCGCTGCCTTTCCAGCCTGGCAACTTTCCCCGTCAACAGCAGTTTGCTGGCGCTTTCGAGAACCAGCTTCCGCAACGTCTCCCCCACCAGACGGACCCATCATTTCGCGGTCACCAACGGCCATATCCGTACCAAGGGCTCTATGAACAACCTATGGCATGGCATGGTGttccgccgccgccgccgcgAAACCCACCCCCACCACCTATGCCTCAGCAGCCTCCACACATGAGCCCCAACCAGCATGCCTTTCACGAGTATGCCGCCTACCAAGAAGCACTCAAACGTTACCAATGGATGGTAGACAATGGCCATGTACACCCATCATGTCCACCGCCGCCTCCGCCCAACTTCCATCCAAGCGCTGGAGCCTACGCAGCCCAGACATATGGCCCACCCTACCAGCCACAACACGGCTATCAGCACCATATACATCAACCGCAGCAACCTCCGATGGCTCGGGCACATTACTCCACGATGCATAGTGGAAATGACGATACAAAGACGAAAAGGTGGGATAATCATGGGCAAAACAAGCAGGTCCAGTGGACTAATAAGACCCACTGCAAAGCCATGCCCTCCATGAAATATGCTAACTCGAAATATAGAGTACCCGCTCCTCAAAAGAAAAAGTCGAAATCCGCCAAGCCACTGTCAGACCTACCGTTCCGCATCGACCTTGATGCAGCCAAGAAGCCACACACTAACAACGTGTGTAGGGTTATGAGCAAGGTTACACACCCAACGCCTGCCGGCGAGAACAAGGCCGACGAGAAGAAGCCTGGTGCAAAGAAGGGGCGTTACGGCGATGAGAAGATTATGCTTCCTCCGCCGGAGCTCAGAGAAGAGTATCTTATTCAAGCCACTAAAGAGCCATCCGCAAGCGAGACACCTGGTCAGATACTAGTCATCTTGGATCTCAACGGCACCGTCTTGTTCCGGCCCAACCGCAACTCCCGGACTATGATCGCGCGTCCGTTCTTGCAACCGTTCCTGCGCTATCTTTTCGACAACTTCAAAGTCATGGTATGGTCTAGCGCTAAGCCTGAAAACGTGAAGTCACTCGTCAGCCAAGCTCTAGACAACGATCTCCGGTCAAAACTCGTGGATGTATGGGGCCGTGAGTCCTTCGGATTATCGGCATCTCACTATGCAAAAAATGTGCAAGTGTACAAGAATTTGAAGCTTGTATGGTGTCGAGGCCAGATCCAGTCATTTCACCCAGATTACGAAACTGGCGGTCGATTTGGCCAGCACAACACCGTACTTATCGACGACTCTGCGATCAAAGCAAGTGCGCAACCGTACAATCTTCTTGAGATTCCCGAGTTCTCGGCTACCCCTGATCAGATGAACGGCGACGTACTGCGTGAGGTTGCTGGCTATCTGGAAGCATTGCGATGGCAGACGGACGTTTCCAGTTTCATCAAGACGGAGCCCTTCAAGGATGGTGGCCGATGGACGTTTGATTGGCCCGATTCCGCTGCGGGTGGTGGTGAGATGGCCAGCAAGGCAACTGCCACAGCTACAGCACCGAGTAAGAAGAATAATAAGAAGAAATTAGCGAGAGAGGCGGCCGCCGCTGCTACTGAGACCAAAGCTAACATTCTTGTATCACAGACGATCGACAGTCTGGCATCTGTGTCACTGGCAGCATCGGTACAGAAGGACTGGTAA
- a CDS encoding DUF255 domain-containing protein — MAAHSTTSGNSASSGDDLKLKNRLSESRSPYVRGHMNNPVAWQMWGPEAIELAKKSNRLIFISIGYAACHWCHVMERESFENDEVAKLLNENFIPIKIDREERPDVDRIYMNYVQATTGSGGWPLNAFITPDLEPIFGGTYWPGPGSTMAMGEHIGFVGILEKIRDVWRDQRQRCLESAKEITAQLRDFAEDGNISRKDGAAPEGLDLDTLDEAYEHFKKRYDKAHAGFGGAPKFPTPSNLRFLLKLSQYPSAVREVLSAKDCTHAKDMALATLDAMNKGGIHDQIGNGFARYSVTKDWSLPHFEKMLYDQAQLLPVYLDAYLMTRSPEHLSAVHDIATYLTSPPMQAESGGFFSSEDADSLYRPNDKEKREGAFYVWTLKEFQQILGDRDAEILARYYNVQDEGNVAPEHDAHDELINQNVLAVTTTKPDLAQQFGLSEDEVNKILEEGRQKLLDHRNKERPRPGLDDKIVVSWNGLAIGALARTSAALSSQDPTRSQKYLAAAEKAATFLRAHLYNSTSKTLIRVYREGPGDAPGFADDYAYLISGLIDLYEATFNDTYLQWADDLQQTQLAMFWDKQHLGFFSTPEDQKDLIMRLKDGMDNAEPGTNGVSAQNLDRLGALLEHEDYTKKARDTASAFEAEIMQHPFLFPTMMDAVVVGKLGISHSVITGEGKKVDEWLQRYRNRPAGLGTVSKLGKGVGEWLKSRNPLVKSMNADKEGVMVCENGACREALTMDMGSVSDAVPQI; from the exons ATGGCAGCGCACAGCACAACATCTGGCAACTCTGCCTCGTCAGGTGATGATTTGAAGCTCAAGAACCGCCTGAGCGAGAGCCGGAGTCCATATGTTCGGGGACACATGAACAACCCGGTGGCGTGGCAGATGTGGGGACCAGAAGCAATCGAGTTGGCGAAAAAGTCAAACAGATTGATTTTCATCAGTATAGGATATGCAGCATGCCATTGGTGTCATGTCATGGAGCGCGAATCGTTTGAAAATGACGAGGTTGCGAAGCTGCTCAACGAGAACTTTATACCGATAAAGATCGATCGCGAGGAGCGCCCAGACGTCGACCGCATATATATGAACTACGTCCAGGCTACAACAGGCTCAGGAGGATGGCCACTGAACGCCTTCATCACGCCAGATCTCGAGCCGATATTTGGTGGGACCTACTGGCCTGGTCCAGGGTCAACAATGGCCATGGGAGAGCACATTGGTTTTGTTGGCATACTGGAGAAGATAAGAGATGTGTGGAGAGACCAGCGACAGAGGTGTCTGGAGTCGGCAAAGGAAATCACAGCACAGCTGCGAGATTTTGCCGAGGATGGAAACATTAGCAGGAAAGACGGCGCAGCTCCTGAGGGCCTTGATTTGGACACACTTGACGAAGCATACGAG CACTTCAAGAAGAGGTACGACAAGGCCCATGCAGGCTTCGGCGGCGCGCCCAAGTTCCCCACCCCTTCAAACCTTCGATTCCTCCTAAAGCTGTCGCAATACCCGAGTGCCGTCAGAGAGGTGCTCAGTGCCAAAGACTGCACACATGCAAAGGACATGGCATTGGCGACACTGGACGCGATGAACAAGGGTGGTATACATGATCAGATAGGAAACGGCTTTGCGCGGTACTCAGTCACCAAGGACTGGAGTTTACCGCATTTTGAAAAGATGCTCTACGACCAGGCGCAACTACTTCCAGTATACCTAGACGCCTACCTGATGACGAGAAGCCCTGAGCATCTCTCGGCCGTCCACGATATTGCGACATATCTCACAAGTCCGCCCATGCAGGCCGAGAGCGGTGGCTTCTTCTCGTCTGAAGATGCCGACTCGCTATATCGACCGAACGACAAGGAGAAGCGAGAGGGTGCCTTTTACGTATGGACCTTGAAGGAGTTCCAGCAGATACTTGGCGATCGCGACGCTGAGATTCTGGCACGGTACTACAATGTCCAGGACGAGGGTAACGTTGCTCCGGAACACGACGCACACGACGAGCTCATCAACCAAAACGTACTAGCCGTCACCACGACAAAGCCAGACCTGGCACAACAATTCGGCCTATCCGAGGACGAGGTCAACAAGATCCTAGAGGAGGGCCGCCAGAAGCTGCTTGACCACCGTAACAAGGAGCGTCCACGACCAGGTCTCGACGACAAAATCGTAGTCTCCTGGAACGGCCTTGCCATTGGCGCTCTCGCCCGCACATCCGCTGCACTCTCCTCCCAAGACCCCACACGGTCGCAGAAGTACCTCGCCGCAGCGGAAAAAGCCGCCACCTTCCTCCGCGCACACCTCTACAACTCCACCTCCAAAACTCTCATCCGCGTCTACCGCGAAGGCCCCGGCGACGCCCCAGGCTTTGCAGATGACTACGCCTACCTCATTTCGGGCCTCATTGACCTCTACGAAGCCACCTTCAACGACACATACCTCCAATGGGCCGACGACCTCCAACAAACCCAACTCGCAATGTTCTGGGATAAACAACACCTGGGTTTCTTTTCCACGCCCGAAGACCAAAAGGACCTCATCATGCGCCTCAAAGACGGCATGGACAACGCTGAACCAGGCACAAATGGCGTTTCGGCACAGAATCTGGATCGTCTGGGCGCTTTACTTGAACACGAGGATTACACAAAGAAAGCTCGTGATACGGCGTCTGCTTTCGAGGCCGAAATCATGCAACACCCCTTCCTCTTCCCTACTATGATGGATGCAGTCGTCGTCGGTAAATTGGGTATCTCGCACTCTGTCATCACGGGCGAAGGCAAGAAAGTAGACGAGTGGCTGCAGAGATACAGGAATCGGCCTGCTGGGTTGGGCACGGTAAGTAAGCTGGGTAAAGGCGTGGGTGAGTGGCTCAAGTCGAGGAACCCGCTCGTCAAGAGTATGAACGCAGATAAAGAGGGCGTCATGGTGTGTGAGAATGGCGCATGTAGGGAGGCGCTGACCATGGATATGGGAAGTGTGAGCGACGCTGTGCCACAGATTTGA
- a CDS encoding protein with SCP-PR1 domain protein — translation MRSSLLITSALALGVIARPQLFGRQPKIVYKTEVVIQTVIVTITQDYVAPSSTSCATSRTAVPITTLIPRPKPVPSSSILVIHTTPAVSPVSTTSRTPAPKPSTTTRNAPSGTSQAYLSAGPDYQAAVLFHHNAARANHNAAPLSWDSSCESNARIAASRCEFKHYIPSGAGQGQNLFVVSGNAFNVTAGISESWYRGELNPMMPWFGKNDLPHDVFEEVGHLTQMVWKGTTKVGCVSLDCGNAMTVNGQKSTMNKFTVCNYAPAGNVGGQYAANVVAPISSTNLIGWAD, via the coding sequence ATGCGTTCCTCTCTGCTCATCACTTCTGCCCTGGCCTTGGGTGTCATCGCACGACCACAACTCTTTGGGAGGCAACCCAAGATTGTCTACAAGACCGAGGTGGTGATCCAGACAGTCATCGTGACTATCACGCAGGATTACGTTGCGCCATCGTCTACCTCTTGCGCGACTTCGCGTACTGCGGTACCCATTACTACCTTGATACCTCGGCCCAAGCCTGTACCCTCTTCGTCGATCTTGGTCATCCATACTACTCCCGCTGTTTCTCCGGTGTCTACTACCTCCCGCACTCCTGCGCCAAAGCCTTCAACTACGACTAGAAACGCCCCCTCGGGTACTAGTCAGGCGTATCTGTCCGCAGGACCCGATTACCAAGCTGCTGTGCTCTTCCATCACAACGCCGCCCGTGCCAACCACAATGCTGCGCCATTGTCATGGGACTCCAGCTGTGAATCCAACGCCCGAATTGCTGCCAGCAGGTGCGAATTCAAACACTACATTCCCAGTGGCGCCGGCCAAGGTCAGAATCTCTTCGTTGTTTCTGGTAATGCATTCAATGTCACAGCAGGCATCTCGGAAAGCTGGTATCGTGGAGAGCTTAATCCCATGATGCCGTGGTTCGGGAAGAACGACCTACCCCATGACGTCTTCGAGGAAGTAGGCCACCTCACACAGATGGTATGGAAGGGTACTACCAAGGTCGGATGCGTGTCGCTGGACTGCGGAAACGCCATGACCGTCAATGGCCAGAAGTCTACGATGAACAAGTTCACTGTCTGCAACTACGCCCCGGCTGGGAACGTTGGTGGTCAATATGCCGCCAACGTTGTTGCCCCCATCTCTTCTACTAACCTTATCGGCTGGGCGGACTAG
- a CDS encoding RNA-binding protein Puf family, translational repressor: MNSASAQSGLNMTVTTPNPLSRDYSNGVSLNGTDSSQRAAHSSPWGNSIWNTPLGAFARPRDTSALAGASDLTEGKTGSSSLVADSETEWRPTARVWGEKPSANTTPARSSAVSPVRKRSIARTQQPQQYGDSTPSSYLQSSRGTLSKPVKPFADAGASNLTSRQVDELNTGFTKFGFSQADVNPVRPDTGVTSWPDTGSVHSPNEDRRSVANSEYFASSSGAPSRSGSLPPSRHGAEPAQYNQTLEAFSRLSQQPRQASSFSMATGRGFPERNGSIQSDSFSPIGKPTHDQEHRLSISHNFATSYTPGQDMNDLLGNTSYLQASARAEDSTYRSPGTYTPEGYANAQSSQYAQLRSYQIDNSRNTPNGTGVRQSPYYSHINTPPVYDRLNPYSSEQTLAHPNSVAQLQSKLVGFQMAQQERRIIPPSQLHQQQFQQLYAAAQLQNSYPYHLAMSNGLNGMHLSAIPQHMNMAPMAPMMPVQQQPPRGPREHQMSDGLGAMSIELSNFKREQKQSKRWELTDIKDHVVEFAGDQHGSRFIQQKLETANSEVKESVFRELEENALQLMQDVFGNYVIQKFFEHGDQVQKKILVGKMKGHVLELANQMYACRVVQKALEHALTEQQAAMVKELEKDVLKTVKDQNGNHVIQKVIDRVPMQHIQKIVEAFRGNVGVLSVNSYGCRVIQRLLEKVQEPQRRFILTELHAEGPKLITDQYGNYVTQHVIEHGLPEDRAKIVSLIKAQFLMFSKHKFASNVVERCLICGDDAQRRQLVAVVLSKNERGETNVMNLLRDGYGNYVIQKLLDTLGRNDYEMFVQALKPELEKAKKVIPGKQCVSVEKKMYRYDRIDSPTMPTPALSSSAQSPQSSSHPSTNVSTIDEPVDTTSLDGKHNTGGVSIKEAAY, from the exons ATGAACTCTGCATCTGCTCAATCAGGTCTTAATATGACGGTCACGACGCCCAAT CCTCTGTCGCGCGACTACTCCAACGGTGTTTCGCTTAACGGCACAGACTCTTCCCAGCGCGCCGCACACTCGTCCCCATGGGGGAACAGCATCTGGAACACTCCCCTTGGTGCATTTGCGCGCCCACGAG ACACTAGTGCTCTTGCCGGTGCCTCTGACCTCACCGAGGGCAAGACGGGCTCCAGCTCCCTTGTTGCCGACTCCGAGACGGAATGGAGGCCCACCGCTCGCGTCTGGGGCGAGAAGCCGTCTGCAAACACAACCCCAGCTCGGAGCTCTGCTGTGTCACCAGTACGCAAGCGGTCGATTGCACGAACGCAGCAGCCTCAGCAATATGGCGACAGCACGCCCTCTAGCTACCTCCAGTCCTCGCGGGGCACCCTTTCAAAACCCGTCAAGCCGTTTGCCGACGCCGGCGCCTCGAACTTGACCTCGCGCCAGGTCGATGAACTCAACACTGGCTTCACCAAGTTTGGGTTCAGCCAAGCAGACGTGAACCCTGTGCGCCCCGATACCGGAGTCACATCATGGCCCGATACGGGCTCGGTTCATTCTCCCAACGAAGACCGACGGAGTGTCGCGAACTCCGAGTACTTTGCATCGTCCAGCGGAGCTCCGTCGCGTAGCGGCAGTCTACCTCCATCTCGCCATGGCGCCGAGCCTGCACAGTACAACCAAACCCTTGAGGCCTTCTCGAGGCTCTCTCAGCAGCCACGCCAAGCATCGTCTTTCTCCATGGCCACCGGTCGCGGCTTCCCCGAACGTAACGGTTCAATTCAAAGTGATTCGTTTTCACCCATTGGCAAGCCTACCCATGATCAGGAGCACAGGTTGTCTATCAGCCACAACTTCGCTACGTCCTACACGCCCGGACAGGACATGAACGACTTACTCGGCAACACATCTTACCTGCAAGCTTCTGCGAGAGCAGAGGACAGCACCTACAGAAGTCCAGGAACATATACCCCCGAAGGTTACGCCAATGCCCAGTCCAGCCAGTACGCCCAGCTACGCTCTTACCAGATCGACAACAGTCGGAATACACCCAACGGCACCGGAGTCCGTCAAAGCCCATACTACTCCCACATCAACACGCCGCCCGTGTACGACCGTCTCAACCCCTACAGCAGCGAGCAAACACTCGCCCATCCTAACAGTGTCGCGCAGCTACAGAGTAAGTTGGTTGGATTCCAGATGGCGCAGCAGGAAAGACGTATCATCCCTCCTAGTCAACTTCATCAGCAACAGTTCCAGCAACTCTACGCCGCTGCTCAGCTCCAAAACAGTTACCCATACCACTTGGCTATGTCCAACGGCTTGAACGGCATGCATCTATCTGCTATACCGCAACACATGAACATGGCACCCATGGCTCCAATGATGCCGGTCCAACAGCAGCCACCAAGGGGTCCACGTGAGCACCAAATGAGCGATGGGCTGGGTGCCATGAGCATTGAGCTGTCAAACTTCAAGAGGGAGCAGAAGCAAAGCAAGCGATGGGAGTTGACTGACATCAAGGACCACGTCGTTGAGTTTGCTGGAGATCAACATGGCTCTCGCTTCATTCAACAGAAACTCGAAACTGCCAACAGTGAAGTCAAGGAGAGTGTCTTCAGGGAGCTTGAGGAGAACGCGCTGCAGCTGATGCAGGATGTCTTTGGCAACTACGTCATCCAAAAGTTCTTCGAGCATGGAGATCAGGTCCAGAAGAAGATCCTAGTCGGAAAGATGAAGGGTCACGTACTCGAGCTCGCGAACCAGATGTATGCATGCCGAGTGGTTCAAAAG GCGTTGGAACATGCCCTCACCGAGCAACAAGCCGCCATGGTCAAGGAGCTTGAGAAGGATGTCCTCAAGACAGTCAAGGACCAAAACGGCAACCACGTCATCCAAAAAGTCATCGACCGAGTTCCAATGCAGCACATTCAGAAGATTGTCGAAGCTTTCAGGGGCAATGTCGGCGTTTTGTCAGTAAACTCTTACGGCTGTCGTGTCATCCAGCGCCTATTGGAGAAGGTCCAGGAGCCCCAGCGGAGGTTTATCCTGACCGAGCTGCACGCTGAAGGGCCGAAGCTTATCACCGACCAATACGGCAACTATGTCACCCAGCATGTCATCGAGCATGGTCTACCAGAGGATCGAGCCAAGATTGTGTCTTTGATCAAGGCCCAGTTCTTGATGTTTTCCAAGCACAAGTTCGCCAGCAATGTTGTCGAGCGATGCTTGATTTGCGGTGACGATGCTCAACGTCGCCAACTCGTCGCAGTGGTTCTCTCAAAGAACGAGCGTGGAGAGACGAATGTCATGAACTTACTGCGGGACGGATACGGCAACTATGTCATCCAGAAGCTCTTGGATACCCTTGGCCGAAACGACTACGAGATGTTTGTTCAGGCGCTCAAGCCCGAACTCGAGAAGGCCAAGAAGGTCATTCCGGGCAAGCAATGCGTTTCA GTTGAGAAGAAAATGTACCGTTACGATCGCATTGACTCTCCTACGATGCCTACGCCCGCTCTCAGCAGTTCCGCACAATCGCCCCAGAGCAGCTCGCACCCAAGCACGAACGTCTCCACCATTGACGAACCTGTAGACACGACGTCTCTAGACGGCAAGCACAACACCGGTGGTGTCAGCATTAAGGAGGCTGCCTACTAA